A genomic window from Halomonas sp. LR3S48 includes:
- a CDS encoding DUF4105 domain-containing protein, protein MSGLLAVVMAWGAAALWFRLPGSRTRRRLVVAGWGMVAVALLLLGVRGQWLANVAQLLLLTALFLWWFRLQPTHDRPWSDDVSYLATGEVRDNRLTLHHVRDFDWRTRDDASVHWEERSYDLDRLDSVDMIVSSWGRPGVAHVMVSFGFEGESFVVFSVEVRRLKGERFSEIGGFFRQYELAIVAADERDAVGLRTKVRGERVSLFRLRMSPSAMRSLLLAYVEEANALAESPRFYNTITANCTTLIFGMARGIGARLPFDYRLLVTDRLPGYAFKVGGLWPGHTLPELEESGRIDEQARRVHRAADFSQCIRQGVPGWEALGRESQAPAE, encoded by the coding sequence GTGAGTGGTTTGCTGGCCGTGGTCATGGCGTGGGGAGCTGCCGCGCTGTGGTTTCGCCTGCCCGGGTCACGAACACGACGACGCTTGGTCGTGGCCGGGTGGGGAATGGTGGCCGTGGCGCTGTTGCTGCTGGGTGTGCGCGGGCAGTGGCTGGCGAACGTGGCCCAGCTGTTGCTGCTGACGGCGCTGTTCCTCTGGTGGTTTCGACTGCAGCCGACCCATGACCGTCCCTGGTCCGACGACGTGAGCTACCTGGCCACCGGCGAGGTGCGGGACAACCGACTTACGCTGCATCACGTGCGCGATTTCGACTGGCGGACCCGCGACGATGCCTCGGTGCATTGGGAAGAGCGAAGCTACGATCTCGACAGGCTCGATTCGGTCGACATGATCGTCTCGAGCTGGGGGCGACCGGGAGTCGCCCACGTGATGGTATCGTTCGGCTTCGAGGGTGAGAGTTTCGTGGTCTTCTCGGTGGAGGTGCGTCGCCTCAAGGGTGAGCGCTTCTCCGAGATCGGCGGCTTCTTCCGCCAGTACGAGCTTGCCATCGTGGCCGCCGACGAGCGTGACGCGGTGGGTCTGCGCACCAAGGTGCGCGGCGAACGGGTCTCGCTGTTCCGGCTGCGCATGTCGCCGAGCGCCATGCGTTCGCTGCTGCTGGCCTATGTCGAAGAGGCCAATGCACTGGCCGAGTCGCCGCGCTTCTACAACACCATCACCGCCAACTGCACCACGCTGATTTTTGGCATGGCACGCGGCATCGGGGCGCGCCTGCCCTTCGACTATCGCCTGCTGGTGACCGACAGGCTGCCGGGCTATGCCTTCAAGGTCGGTGGGCTGTGGCCCGGACATACCCTGCCTGAGCTGGAAGAGAGCGGGCGAATCGACGAGCAGGCGCGTCGGGTGCATCGCGCTGCCGATTTCTCGCAGTGCATCCGCCAGGGAGTGCCGGGCTGGGAAGCGCTGGGCAGGGAGTCGCAGGCGCCGGCAGAGTAG
- a CDS encoding RNA methyltransferase encodes MLANIRIVLVQTYHPGNIGASARAMKTMGLTDLVLVNPRCFPDSEASRLAAGAEDIVDRARVVETLQDAVSDCVQVVGASARLRSLPLPHFDEPEAMARELVANAADDPVALVFGRERFGLTNDEIRCCSHQVSIPANPDYGILNLSQAVQVLAYETFKAWRQRPESLYRQPRPVEERQPTREQLDHFHTHLGRVMQISGFLTQPHARTEAQLQALFARARPSRKELSLLRGLLRSLEESAKED; translated from the coding sequence ATGCTCGCCAATATTCGTATCGTCCTCGTCCAGACCTACCACCCCGGCAATATCGGCGCCTCGGCGCGGGCCATGAAGACCATGGGCCTGACCGACCTGGTGCTGGTCAACCCCCGCTGCTTTCCCGATAGCGAGGCCTCGCGCCTGGCTGCTGGTGCCGAGGATATCGTCGACCGCGCGCGCGTCGTCGAAACGCTGCAGGATGCGGTGTCCGACTGCGTGCAGGTGGTAGGCGCCAGCGCCCGGCTGCGCAGCCTGCCTCTGCCCCACTTCGACGAACCCGAGGCAATGGCCCGCGAGTTGGTCGCCAATGCCGCAGACGACCCGGTAGCACTGGTATTCGGCCGCGAACGCTTCGGCCTGACCAACGATGAGATCCGCTGCTGCAGCCATCAGGTCAGCATTCCCGCCAACCCGGACTATGGCATTCTCAATCTCTCCCAGGCGGTGCAGGTATTGGCCTACGAGACGTTCAAGGCATGGCGCCAGCGCCCCGAGAGCCTGTATCGTCAGCCACGCCCCGTCGAGGAGCGCCAGCCGACCCGAGAGCAGCTCGATCATTTCCACACCCATCTTGGCCGCGTGATGCAGATCAGCGGCTTTCTGACCCAGCCCCATGCCCGCACCGAAGCCCAGTTGCAGGCACTGTTCGCCCGGGCACGGCCCAGTCGCAAGGAACTGTCACTGCTGCGCGGCCTGCTGCGCTCACTGGAAGAGTCAGCGAAGGAAGACTAA
- the groL gene encoding chaperonin GroEL (60 kDa chaperone family; promotes refolding of misfolded polypeptides especially under stressful conditions; forms two stacked rings of heptamers to form a barrel-shaped 14mer; ends can be capped by GroES; misfolded proteins enter the barrel where they are refolded when GroES binds), which produces MAAKQVKFSDDARKRMARGVDVLANAVKATLGPKGRNVVLEKSFGAPTVTKDGVSVAKEIELKDKFENMGAQMVKEVASKTSDVAGDGTTTATVLAQSIVTEGMKGVTAGMNPMDLKRGIDQAVIAAVKEIEALAVPCTDSKAIAQVGTISANGDKRIGEIIAEAMEKVGKEGVITVDEGRGFEDELEVVEGMQFDRGYLSPYFVTNQDTMAVELEDPYLLLVDKKISNIRELLPVLEAVAKSGKPLAIIAEDIEGEALATLVVNNMRGIVKVAAAKAPGFGDRRKAMLQDIAILTNGTVISEEVGLTLEQANLDHLGSAKRITMSKENTTIIDGAGNEGDIEARVNQIRAQIEETSSDYDREKLQERVAKLAGGVAVIRVGAATEVEMKEKKARVEDALHSTRAAVEEGVVPGGGTALVRVLTKIKDLKGENEDQTHGIAIALRAMESPLRQIVTNAGQEASVICNEVKAGEGNFGYNAQTGEFGDLFEMGVLDPAKVTRTALQSAGSVAGLMITTECMIADDPEEKEGGPDMGGMGGMGGMGGMM; this is translated from the coding sequence ATGGCAGCGAAACAAGTCAAATTCTCCGACGACGCCCGTAAGCGCATGGCCCGTGGCGTTGACGTTCTGGCCAACGCCGTCAAGGCCACCCTGGGTCCGAAGGGCCGCAACGTGGTGCTGGAGAAGTCCTTCGGCGCACCGACCGTGACCAAGGACGGCGTCTCCGTCGCCAAGGAAATCGAACTGAAAGACAAGTTCGAGAACATGGGCGCACAGATGGTCAAGGAAGTCGCCTCCAAGACTTCCGACGTTGCCGGTGACGGTACCACCACCGCTACCGTGCTGGCCCAGTCCATCGTTACCGAGGGCATGAAGGGCGTAACCGCCGGCATGAACCCGATGGACCTGAAGCGCGGCATCGACCAGGCCGTCATCGCCGCGGTCAAGGAAATCGAAGCCCTGGCCGTGCCCTGCACCGATTCCAAGGCCATCGCCCAGGTCGGCACCATCTCCGCCAACGGCGACAAGCGCATCGGTGAAATCATCGCCGAAGCGATGGAGAAGGTCGGCAAGGAAGGCGTCATCACCGTCGACGAAGGCCGTGGCTTCGAGGACGAGCTGGAAGTCGTCGAGGGCATGCAGTTCGACCGCGGCTACCTGTCGCCCTACTTCGTGACCAATCAGGACACCATGGCGGTCGAGCTGGAAGACCCCTACCTGCTGCTGGTCGACAAGAAGATCTCCAACATCCGCGAACTGCTGCCGGTGCTGGAAGCGGTCGCCAAGTCCGGCAAGCCGCTGGCGATCATCGCCGAAGACATCGAAGGCGAAGCGCTGGCCACCCTGGTGGTCAACAACATGCGCGGCATCGTCAAGGTCGCGGCTGCCAAGGCGCCCGGCTTCGGTGACCGTCGCAAGGCCATGCTGCAGGACATCGCCATCCTGACCAACGGCACCGTGATCTCCGAGGAAGTGGGTCTGACCCTGGAGCAGGCCAACCTGGATCACCTGGGCAGCGCCAAGCGCATCACCATGTCCAAGGAGAACACCACCATCATCGACGGCGCCGGTAACGAGGGCGACATCGAAGCTCGCGTCAACCAGATCCGCGCGCAGATCGAGGAAACCTCTTCCGACTACGATCGCGAGAAGCTGCAGGAGCGTGTCGCCAAGCTGGCCGGCGGTGTTGCCGTGATCCGCGTCGGTGCCGCCACTGAAGTGGAGATGAAGGAGAAGAAGGCTCGCGTCGAAGACGCCCTGCACTCCACTCGTGCCGCGGTCGAGGAAGGCGTGGTGCCTGGCGGCGGTACCGCCCTGGTGCGTGTCCTGACCAAGATCAAGGACCTCAAGGGCGAGAACGAAGACCAGACCCATGGTATCGCCATCGCTCTGCGCGCCATGGAATCTCCGCTGCGCCAGATCGTCACCAACGCCGGCCAGGAAGCTTCCGTGATCTGCAACGAGGTGAAGGCAGGCGAAGGTAACTTCGGCTACAACGCCCAGACCGGCGAGTTCGGCGACCTGTTCGAAATGGGTGTGCTGGACCCGGCCAAGGTGACCCGTACTGCGCTGCAGTCCGCCGGTTCCGTGGCTGGCCTGATGATCACCACCGAGTGCATGATCGCCGACGACCCGGAAGAGAAGGAAGGCGGCCCGGACATGGGTGGCATGGGCGGCATGGGTGGCATGGGCGGCATGATGTAA
- a CDS encoding co-chaperone GroES, producing MNIRPLHDRVVVRRVEEEQKTAGGIVLPGNAQEKPTRGEVLAVGNGRILDNGDVRPLDVKVGDTVIFKEGFGVEKQKIDGEEVLIMSESDILAVVEG from the coding sequence ATGAACATCCGTCCCTTGCACGATCGCGTCGTCGTCCGTCGCGTTGAAGAAGAGCAAAAAACCGCTGGCGGCATCGTGCTTCCGGGCAACGCCCAGGAAAAGCCGACTCGTGGCGAAGTGCTCGCCGTCGGTAACGGCCGGATTCTCGACAACGGTGACGTTCGCCCGCTGGACGTCAAGGTCGGCGACACCGTGATTTTCAAGGAAGGCTTTGGCGTCGAGAAGCAGAAGATCGATGGCGAGGAAGTCCTGATCATGAGCGAGTCCGATATTCTCGCCGTGGTCGAAGGCTGA
- a CDS encoding FxsA family protein, which yields MPLLIFFALFTLLDFIVLFSVGSHIGLLPTLALVLATGFIGLHLIRRQGTATLARARQRMAQGELPSSELLTGAALIFGGALLLAPGFLSDALGLLCVLPGARRLLARLLALINLRLLGVAHRGSQANPGRSDDWHRPESDTHDRSANEEQPSGNDGQPLEGDFISRNEPRR from the coding sequence ATGCCGTTACTGATCTTCTTTGCGCTTTTCACCCTGCTCGACTTCATCGTGCTGTTCTCCGTTGGCAGCCACATCGGGCTCCTGCCCACCCTGGCACTGGTACTTGCCACCGGCTTCATCGGGCTCCACCTGATTCGCCGGCAGGGCACCGCCACCCTCGCCCGCGCTCGCCAACGCATGGCGCAAGGCGAGCTGCCCTCCAGCGAGCTGTTGACGGGTGCGGCGCTGATCTTCGGCGGTGCCCTGCTGCTCGCCCCCGGCTTTCTTTCCGATGCGCTCGGCCTGCTCTGTGTCTTGCCCGGCGCACGCCGGCTGCTCGCCCGCCTGCTGGCGCTGATCAACCTTCGCCTGCTTGGCGTGGCCCATCGCGGATCGCAAGCCAACCCGGGGCGCAGCGACGATTGGCACCGCCCCGAGAGCGATACACATGATCGCAGTGCGAATGAAGAACAACCGAGTGGCAATGACGGTCAGCCACTGGAAGGCGATTTCATCAGTCGCAACGAGCCGCGACGCTAG
- a CDS encoding SDR family oxidoreductase, protein MKLDKTVIAITGGARGLGFAMARRLGRQGATLALLDMDSDALDKAVSMLHAEGIEAGAFRVNVADEVSVKQAFGDVAATLGPVSGLVNNAGILRDALLVKAKDGKVEKTMSLEQWQSVIDVNLTGVFLCGREAASQMVEAGHDGVIVNISSISRAGNMGQSNYAAAKAAVVALTTTWAKELARYGIRVGAVAPGFIETDMTASMREDMLDKLTAGVPLRRLGDPDHIAQSVAFIIENDYFTGRVIECDGGLRL, encoded by the coding sequence ATGAAACTGGACAAGACCGTGATTGCCATCACCGGCGGCGCCCGGGGCCTTGGCTTCGCCATGGCGCGCCGCCTGGGTCGTCAGGGCGCTACGCTGGCGCTGCTGGACATGGACAGCGACGCACTGGACAAGGCGGTATCCATGTTGCATGCGGAAGGCATCGAGGCGGGAGCCTTTCGCGTCAACGTGGCGGACGAGGTATCGGTGAAGCAGGCCTTCGGTGACGTGGCGGCCACCTTGGGCCCTGTCAGCGGCCTGGTCAACAATGCCGGTATCTTGCGTGATGCGCTGCTGGTCAAGGCGAAGGACGGCAAGGTCGAGAAGACCATGTCGCTGGAGCAGTGGCAGTCCGTCATCGATGTCAATCTCACCGGTGTGTTCCTGTGTGGCCGTGAAGCCGCCAGCCAAATGGTCGAGGCGGGTCATGACGGGGTGATCGTCAATATTTCCAGCATCTCGCGAGCCGGCAACATGGGCCAGAGCAACTATGCGGCCGCCAAGGCGGCCGTGGTGGCGCTGACTACCACCTGGGCCAAGGAGCTGGCGCGCTACGGGATTCGCGTGGGGGCGGTGGCACCGGGCTTCATCGAGACCGACATGACCGCTTCCATGCGCGAGGACATGCTCGATAAGCTGACCGCCGGCGTGCCGCTCAGGCGGCTCGGTGACCCCGATCATATCGCCCAGAGCGTGGCCTTCATCATCGAGAACGACTATTTCACTGGTCGGGTAATCGAGTGCGACGGTGGCCTGCGTTTATAA
- a CDS encoding ComEA family DNA-binding protein: MKGVVQAAFLALTLSFASLAMAQDVAPINVNTADAELLAELPGIGPSRAQAIIEDREANGNFESADDLTRVSGIGSATVDGFRDQVAF, from the coding sequence ATGAAGGGAGTCGTTCAAGCTGCCTTTCTGGCGCTGACACTGAGCTTTGCCTCGCTGGCCATGGCTCAGGATGTGGCACCGATCAACGTCAATACCGCTGATGCGGAATTGCTCGCCGAGCTGCCAGGCATCGGGCCGAGCCGTGCCCAAGCAATCATCGAGGATCGCGAAGCCAACGGAAACTTCGAAAGTGCCGACGACCTGACCCGGGTCAGCGGTATCGGATCAGCCACCGTGGACGGATTCCGCGACCAGGTCGCTTTCTAG
- a CDS encoding 4a-hydroxytetrahydrobiopterin dehydratase — translation MSQLSEQQCEACSWDAPHVSDAEIETLKADIPNWSVVERDGVKQLERVFKFRNFKQALAFTNRVGEIAEEVGHHPALLTEWGKVTVTWWSHEMKGLHKNDFILAARTDKAAAEG, via the coding sequence ATGAGCCAGCTTTCCGAACAGCAGTGCGAAGCCTGCAGCTGGGATGCCCCCCACGTCAGCGATGCTGAGATCGAAACCCTCAAAGCCGATATTCCCAACTGGAGCGTGGTGGAGCGCGACGGCGTCAAGCAGCTCGAACGCGTATTCAAGTTCCGCAACTTCAAGCAGGCCCTGGCCTTTACCAACCGGGTCGGCGAGATCGCCGAGGAGGTGGGTCACCATCCCGCCCTGCTGACAGAGTGGGGCAAGGTCACCGTGACCTGGTGGTCCCACGAGATGAAGGGACTGCACAAGAACGACTTCATTCTCGCCGCCCGTACCGACAAGGCCGCCGCAGAGGGCTGA
- the phhA gene encoding phenylalanine 4-monooxygenase, whose amino-acid sequence MTSSNPHLSDIASKTGYRARLPDDNGFIDWPEQDNATWQTLMQRQLGMLEGRVCQEYLDGLERLALPVDRVPQLADIDRVLEASTGWQTALVPALIPFDTFFELLANRRFPVATFIRTPEELDYLKEPDIFHEIFGHCPMLTNPAFAEFTATYGRLGLAAEPKERVYLARLYWMTVEFGLVDTPDGRRIYGGGIISSPKETLHALSDAPVHQPFDPIEALRTPYRIDILQPLYYVLDDLSTLHELSQQDIMAMVHQAMELGLHEPRFEPAPKAAKA is encoded by the coding sequence ATGACGTCATCCAACCCGCATCTCAGCGATATCGCCAGCAAGACCGGCTATCGAGCGCGTCTGCCCGACGACAACGGCTTCATCGACTGGCCCGAGCAGGACAACGCCACCTGGCAGACCCTGATGCAGCGCCAGCTCGGCATGCTCGAGGGTCGCGTCTGCCAGGAGTACCTCGATGGCCTGGAGCGACTCGCCCTGCCCGTGGACCGGGTTCCCCAACTGGCCGATATCGACCGCGTGCTCGAGGCCAGCACCGGCTGGCAGACCGCCCTGGTCCCGGCATTGATACCGTTCGACACCTTCTTCGAGCTGCTGGCCAACCGGCGCTTTCCGGTGGCTACCTTCATCCGCACGCCGGAAGAGCTCGACTATCTCAAGGAGCCCGACATCTTCCACGAGATATTCGGGCACTGCCCGATGCTCACCAACCCGGCCTTTGCCGAGTTCACCGCCACCTATGGCCGCCTCGGCCTTGCCGCCGAACCCAAGGAGCGGGTCTACCTGGCCCGGCTGTACTGGATGACGGTGGAGTTCGGCCTGGTGGACACGCCGGACGGTCGACGCATCTACGGCGGCGGCATCATCTCCTCGCCCAAGGAGACCCTGCATGCGCTGTCGGATGCGCCGGTGCACCAGCCATTCGACCCCATCGAGGCACTGCGCACGCCCTACCGCATCGACATTCTTCAGCCGCTCTACTACGTGCTGGACGATCTCTCGACCCTGCACGAGCTTTCACAGCAGGACATCATGGCCATGGTGCACCAGGCCATGGAGCTGGGCCTGCACGAACCGCGCTTCGAGCCGGCTCCCAAGGCGGCAAAGGCCTGA
- a CDS encoding sigma-54-dependent transcriptional regulator has translation MRLRFHCQNRIGILRDIVSHFVDYGLNVARGEVGGEHGNAIYLHIPNLLNAQLATLKPELEAVPGVFGVRRVSLMPSERRHLELDALLSSLSDPVMSIDMEGHIVAANRAAGQLLGVRIDEVPGLSLNRYLPDVDLPALIRRNNARVNGLRIKLRDATFLADIAPLHREHHDDVASLAGAVVTLHSADRIGERIYQVQRQELRGFDALFQASPRLAALIREARRMAPLDAPLLIHGETGTGKELLARACHLASSRGQAPFMALNCAGLPESMAETELFGYAPGAFEGARPEGKLGLLELTAGGTIFLDEVGEMSPRLQVKLLRFLQDGGFRRVGSDEETYLDVRVICATQQDLPKLCAEGLFRQDLYHRLNVLSLAVPPLRDCLDGIEAMALHFIDRAARQIGCRMPGLSPAALARLSTYHWPGNVRQLENVLFQAVSLCEGDAIEPAHLRLPDVGAAPGLSGIDLDGSLAGIMSDVERRVLAALYPQYPSSRQLAKRLGVSHTTVANKLRSYGIGSTDV, from the coding sequence ATGAGATTGAGGTTTCACTGCCAGAACCGTATCGGCATCCTGCGCGATATCGTCTCGCACTTCGTCGACTACGGCCTCAATGTCGCGCGTGGCGAAGTCGGGGGCGAGCATGGCAACGCCATCTACCTCCACATCCCCAATCTGCTCAATGCCCAACTGGCCACGCTCAAGCCGGAGCTCGAGGCGGTGCCCGGCGTATTCGGCGTGCGGCGGGTCAGCCTGATGCCTAGCGAGCGACGGCACCTGGAGCTCGATGCGCTGCTGTCCTCCCTTTCCGACCCGGTGATGTCCATCGACATGGAGGGGCACATCGTCGCCGCCAACCGTGCCGCCGGCCAACTGCTTGGGGTGCGCATCGACGAGGTGCCGGGGCTTTCGCTCAACCGCTACCTGCCCGATGTGGACCTCCCGGCGCTGATTCGACGCAACAATGCGCGGGTCAACGGCCTTCGTATCAAGCTGCGTGACGCCACCTTCCTCGCCGACATCGCCCCGCTGCACCGTGAGCACCACGACGACGTGGCCTCCCTGGCCGGTGCCGTGGTGACCCTGCACAGCGCCGATCGCATCGGCGAGCGCATCTACCAGGTGCAGCGCCAGGAGCTGCGCGGCTTCGATGCGCTGTTCCAGGCGAGCCCCCGGCTGGCCGCACTGATTCGCGAGGCGCGGCGCATGGCGCCGCTGGATGCGCCGCTGTTGATTCACGGCGAGACCGGTACCGGCAAGGAGTTGCTGGCAAGGGCATGTCACCTGGCCAGCTCTCGCGGGCAGGCGCCCTTCATGGCGCTCAACTGCGCCGGGCTGCCGGAGTCGATGGCCGAGACGGAGCTGTTCGGCTATGCGCCGGGCGCCTTCGAGGGCGCCCGCCCCGAGGGCAAGCTCGGCCTGCTGGAGCTGACCGCGGGCGGTACCATCTTCCTCGATGAAGTGGGGGAGATGAGCCCTCGTCTGCAGGTCAAGCTACTGCGCTTCCTGCAGGACGGCGGCTTTCGCCGGGTGGGCAGCGACGAGGAGACCTACCTCGACGTGCGGGTGATTTGCGCCACCCAGCAGGACCTGCCCAAGCTTTGCGCCGAGGGCCTGTTCCGCCAGGACCTCTACCACCGTCTCAATGTACTGTCGCTGGCGGTACCGCCGCTGCGCGACTGCCTCGACGGCATCGAGGCCATGGCACTGCACTTCATCGATCGTGCCGCGCGCCAGATCGGTTGCCGCATGCCCGGGCTGTCGCCGGCCGCGCTGGCACGGCTATCCACCTACCACTGGCCGGGCAACGTGCGCCAACTGGAGAATGTGCTGTTCCAGGCGGTGTCGCTGTGCGAGGGCGATGCCATCGAGCCGGCTCATCTGCGCCTGCCGGATGTGGGCGCGGCGCCGGGTCTCTCCGGCATCGATCTCGACGGCAGCCTGGCCGGCATCATGAGCGACGTGGAGCGGCGTGTCCTTGCCGCCCTCTATCCGCAGTACCCCTCCAGCCGGCAACTGGCCAAGCGCCTCGGCGTGTCGCATACCACCGTGGCCAACAAATTGCGCAGTTACGGCATCGGTTCCACCGACGTCTGA
- a CDS encoding ATP-dependent DNA helicase RecQ encodes MIDQTLQRVFGYDDFRLGQRPVIEAITAGRSAAAIFPTGSGKSLCYQLPALHLPHLTLVISPLLALMQDQLAFLARHGIAAASIDSSQSREEAAAVMEGVKRGAIRILMISVERLKNERFRAFIRRVPISLLVVDEAHCISEWGHNFRPDYLKLPQYRREFGIPQVLLLTATATPRVIADMRERFDIAEGDVTATGFYRPNLNLEVAPVPAEMRPRRLVDWLRPKLGVEPPEPTIVYVTLQQTAERLAAYLSKAGMGAIAYHAGLDGETRERIQRDFMAGHTPCIVATIAFGMGIDKSDIRNVVHFDLPKSVENYSQEIGRAGRDGQTSDCLMLAGRDHVNVLENFVYGDTPEPDGIRRVIDELIEAARGGTMRQWELVLNSLSQHSNIRPLPLKTLLVQLELRGIIAPRYSYFAEYRFRLHEEPEVLVARFAGERGAFVQAILDASQRARTWFNLDFAALEGLGGERGLNVERARVITALDYFVAQGWMVLESKQMTEVFDVLRDDLDPAALTEELHAYFRDKERAEVERLHAMLALFESEACLSRRLAEWFGDDRVPQHCGHCSACRGQVARLPDPEPLEPLSSETIERLTGELVQQVIGNGEAHPVTPDLLARFLCGLTGPLLTRLKARRLPGFGALEAYRYAEVRDLAARTTLINDQTSVEPMP; translated from the coding sequence ATGATCGATCAGACGTTACAGCGGGTCTTCGGCTATGACGACTTCCGCCTCGGGCAGCGCCCGGTCATCGAAGCAATCACGGCGGGCCGCTCGGCGGCGGCGATCTTCCCCACCGGCTCGGGCAAGTCGCTGTGCTACCAGCTGCCCGCCCTGCACCTGCCCCACCTCACGCTGGTCATCTCTCCCCTGCTGGCACTGATGCAGGATCAGCTCGCCTTCCTTGCGCGCCACGGCATCGCCGCCGCCAGCATCGACTCGAGCCAGAGCCGCGAGGAAGCGGCCGCGGTCATGGAAGGCGTCAAGCGCGGCGCGATCCGTATCCTGATGATCTCGGTGGAGCGGCTCAAGAACGAGCGCTTCCGCGCCTTCATCCGCCGCGTACCGATCTCGCTGCTGGTGGTCGACGAGGCCCACTGCATCTCGGAGTGGGGCCACAACTTCCGGCCGGATTACCTCAAGCTGCCCCAGTATCGCCGCGAGTTCGGCATTCCCCAGGTGCTGCTGCTGACCGCCACGGCCACGCCGCGGGTGATCGCCGACATGCGCGAGCGCTTTGACATCGCCGAAGGCGACGTGACCGCCACCGGCTTCTATCGCCCTAATCTCAACCTGGAGGTGGCGCCGGTACCGGCCGAGATGCGCCCACGCCGGCTGGTGGATTGGCTGCGACCCAAGCTCGGCGTAGAGCCACCCGAGCCCACTATCGTCTATGTCACCCTGCAGCAGACCGCCGAGCGCCTGGCGGCCTACCTGAGCAAGGCGGGCATGGGTGCCATCGCCTACCACGCCGGGCTCGACGGCGAGACGCGCGAGCGCATCCAGCGCGACTTCATGGCCGGCCATACGCCCTGCATCGTGGCTACCATCGCCTTCGGCATGGGCATCGACAAGTCCGACATCCGCAACGTGGTCCACTTCGACCTGCCCAAGTCGGTCGAGAACTACAGCCAGGAGATCGGCCGCGCCGGCCGCGACGGCCAGACCTCCGACTGCCTGATGCTGGCCGGGCGCGATCACGTCAACGTGCTGGAGAACTTCGTCTACGGCGACACCCCGGAGCCCGATGGCATTCGCCGCGTGATCGACGAACTGATCGAAGCTGCCCGAGGCGGCACTATGCGCCAGTGGGAACTGGTGCTCAATTCGCTCTCCCAGCACAGCAATATCCGCCCGCTACCGCTCAAGACGCTGCTGGTGCAGCTCGAACTACGCGGCATCATCGCGCCGCGCTACAGCTATTTCGCCGAATACCGCTTCCGCCTGCACGAGGAGCCCGAGGTTCTGGTCGCCCGCTTCGCGGGCGAACGTGGCGCCTTCGTCCAGGCGATCCTCGACGCCTCGCAGCGCGCGCGGACTTGGTTCAACCTCGACTTTGCGGCGCTCGAGGGCCTGGGTGGCGAACGCGGCCTCAACGTCGAGCGTGCCCGGGTGATCACCGCCCTGGACTACTTCGTCGCCCAGGGCTGGATGGTGCTCGAGAGCAAGCAGATGACCGAGGTCTTCGATGTGCTGCGCGACGACCTCGACCCTGCCGCCCTGACCGAAGAGCTGCACGCCTATTTCCGCGACAAGGAACGCGCCGAGGTCGAGCGTCTTCATGCAATGCTGGCGCTGTTCGAGAGCGAGGCCTGCCTCAGCCGCCGGCTCGCCGAATGGTTCGGCGATGACCGGGTACCACAACACTGCGGCCACTGCTCGGCCTGCCGCGGCCAGGTCGCGCGCCTGCCCGACCCCGAGCCACTCGAGCCTCTTTCAAGCGAGACCATCGAGCGACTCACGGGCGAGCTGGTCCAGCAAGTGATCGGCAACGGCGAAGCCCACCCCGTCACCCCCGACCTGCTGGCACGTTTCCTGTGTGGCCTGACCGGCCCCCTGCTGACCCGCCTCAAGGCAAGGCGCCTTCCTGGCTTCGGCGCATTGGAGGCCTATCGCTACGCGGAGGTGCGTGACCTTGCCGCCCGTACCACGCTGATCAACGATCAGACGTCGGTGGAACCGATGCCGTAA